The following proteins are co-located in the Candidatus Krumholzibacteriia bacterium genome:
- a CDS encoding phosphatase PAP2 family protein, with product MKRVAAAALIVALLAAPAVRADDCRDVTWESVGEDFEALLKAPFEMDEEGWIKTGVAFASVGATMIWADAPIDRVVQEQPAAWKPFHKLASLSNWYGRSGKNAFIVSAGVIGAVAVGGWLADEDRMVDTAAIMTESLVFSTAISGLAKVILGRKRPHADEGPHKFNWFVGPGDHESVSFPSGHTSTAFALAGAGAGRHPYWYVQIPAYTLAVSAGLQRIDSRAHWTSDVITGALIGYSVSAFLVDRYDCDPSESGGDAATLQLSFSLAF from the coding sequence GTGAAGCGCGTCGCAGCCGCAGCGCTGATCGTGGCCTTGCTGGCGGCCCCCGCCGTTCGCGCGGACGACTGCCGCGACGTCACGTGGGAATCGGTGGGTGAGGACTTCGAAGCGCTGCTGAAGGCCCCCTTCGAGATGGATGAGGAGGGGTGGATCAAGACCGGCGTGGCGTTTGCCAGCGTCGGCGCCACCATGATCTGGGCGGACGCGCCCATCGACCGCGTGGTGCAGGAGCAACCCGCCGCGTGGAAGCCTTTCCACAAACTTGCGAGCCTCAGCAACTGGTACGGCAGGAGCGGCAAGAACGCGTTCATCGTGTCCGCGGGCGTGATCGGCGCGGTTGCGGTGGGCGGATGGCTGGCCGACGAAGACCGCATGGTGGACACCGCGGCCATCATGACCGAGTCGCTGGTGTTCTCCACCGCCATCAGCGGGCTGGCGAAGGTGATTCTGGGCCGCAAGCGGCCCCACGCCGACGAGGGACCACACAAGTTCAACTGGTTCGTGGGCCCCGGTGATCACGAAAGCGTGTCGTTTCCATCGGGCCACACCTCAACCGCGTTCGCGCTGGCCGGCGCGGGCGCGGGGCGGCACCCGTACTGGTACGTCCAGATTCCGGCGTACACGCTGGCGGTGTCCGCGGGGCTGCAACGCATCGACTCGCGTGCGCACTGGACCTCCGACGTCATCACCGGCGCGCTCATTGGCTACTCGGTATCGGCGTTCCTGGTGGACCGCTACGACTGCGATCCGTCGGAGTCGGGAGGCGACGCGGCCACGCTGCAGCTATCCTTCAGCCTGGCGTTCTAA